From bacterium, a single genomic window includes:
- the hisF gene encoding imidazole glycerol phosphate synthase subunit HisF yields MQPIKIMPCLDMKEGRVVKGVNFINLRDAGDPVENAAFYEEEGADALAMLDIAATLENRKTRLEWVKNVAAVISMPLTVGGGIGSIEDIEMTLEAGADHVSMNSAAVADPDLVQKASETFGKDRITVAIDGRRNSDMPSGFEIVVAGGTKGTGKDCGAWATQCEQLGAGVLLPTSMDGDGTLAGYDLEFTKMIADAAGLPIIASGGAGKLEHFYEGVTKGGAQVLLAASVFHFRTFTIRQVKEYLVGKGLPVAGMS; encoded by the coding sequence ATGCAGCCGATCAAAATCATGCCTTGCCTGGATATGAAGGAGGGGCGAGTGGTCAAAGGCGTGAACTTCATTAATCTGCGCGACGCGGGAGACCCAGTGGAAAACGCCGCCTTTTATGAAGAGGAGGGAGCCGATGCTCTGGCCATGCTGGACATCGCTGCGACCCTCGAGAACCGTAAGACCCGCCTCGAGTGGGTGAAGAATGTAGCTGCGGTCATCAGCATGCCCCTCACCGTGGGCGGCGGGATCGGAAGCATCGAGGATATCGAGATGACCCTCGAGGCCGGCGCGGACCATGTCTCCATGAACAGCGCTGCTGTGGCTGATCCCGATCTCGTCCAGAAGGCTTCTGAGACCTTCGGTAAGGACAGGATCACGGTGGCCATCGACGGACGACGCAACAGCGACATGCCCTCAGGCTTCGAGATCGTAGTCGCCGGCGGTACAAAGGGGACGGGAAAAGACTGCGGGGCATGGGCGACTCAGTGTGAGCAGCTGGGAGCCGGCGTCCTCCTCCCGACCAGCATGGACGGAGACGGCACCCTGGCCGGGTACGACCTGGAGTTTACAAAAATGATCGCCGATGCGGCAGGCCTGCCCATCATCGCCTCCGGTGGGGCCGGGAAACTGGAGCACTTTTACGAGGGCGTGACAAAAGGCGGAGCGCAAGTGCTCCTGGCTGCCTCCGTGTTCCACTTCCGGACCTTCACCATCCGGCAGGTCAAGGAGTACCTCGTGGGGAAGGGTCTGCCCGTGGCCGGGATGTCGTAG